In Labrys wisconsinensis, the sequence GGTCGCCCTCTCGCAGTTGCGCTTCTCTTCGCTCGCTGTGACCAGCTCACGGCGGGACTCTCACCCGCAAGAGTGCGCCCATGCTGGGCGCACAAAAGAAAAGGGAGCCCGGCGGACCGGACTCCCCTCTTGTCTGAACCGACCGGCAGGCCGGTCCGTCTGGACTCTCGACGGACCGGCGGACCGGCCCGTCCGCCGGCTCATTCCGCCGCGGGCAGCGCCTCGGCTTCCGGCTGGGCCGCCGGCACGGCGGCCTCGGTCTGCCGCTGCTGCAGGATCAGGTCGTCGCGATGCTTGGCGATCGCCCGGATGCGGGCGATCTGGGCACCGGTGCCGGCCGGGATCAGGCGGCCGACGATGACGTTCTCCTTCAGGCCCTCCAGGGCGTCCGACTTGCCGTTGACCGAGGCTTCGGTCAGCACGCGCGTCGTCTCCTGGAACGAAGCGGCCGAAATGAAGGAGCGGGTCTGCAGCGAGGCCTTGGTGATGCCGAGCAGAACCGGATGGCCCGTGGCGGGCTTCCTGCTCTCCTCGAGCGCCTTGGCGTTGGCCTCGTCGAACTCCACCTTGTCGACCTGCTCGCTCGGCAGGAACTCGGTGTCGCCGGCGTCGACGATCTCGATCTTCTGCAGCATCTGGCGGACGATCACCTCGATGTGCTTGTCGTTGATCTGCACGCCCTGCAGCCGGTAGACCTCCTGGATCTCGTTGACGAGGTAGGCGGCAAGCTCCTCCACGCCCTTGATCGCCAGGATGTCGTGCGGCGCCGGATTGCCGTCGACGATGAAGTCTCCCTTCTCCACGACGTCGCCGTCCTGGAGATGGATGTGCTTGCCCTTCGGGATCAGGTACTCCACCGGCTCCTGATCGGCCTCGTGCGGCTGGATCGTCAGGCGGCGCTTGTTCTTGTAGTCCTTGCCGAACTGCACCGTGCCGGTGATCTCGGCGATGATCGCCGCGTCCTTCGGCCGCCGCGCCTCGAACAGCTCCGCCACGCGCGGCAGACCGCCCGTGATGTCGCGCGTCTTGGCGCTCTCCATCGGGATACGGGCGATGACGTCGCCCGCCGTGACCTTGGAGCCCGGATCGACCGAGATGACCGCTTCGGCCGCCAGGAAGTAGCGGGCATCGCCGCCGCGCGACAGCTTCAGCATCTTGCCGTCGCCGCCCTTGAGCGTCAGGGCCGGACGCAGGTCGGCCGAGCGGTTGGACGTCCGCCAGTCGGTGACGACGCGCTTGGTGATGCCGGTCGACTCGTCGGCCGTCTCCGACAGCGACACGCCGTCCACCAGGTCCTCATAGGCGATGACGCCGTCGAGCTCGGTGATGATCGGGCGGGTGTAGGGGTCCCATTCGGCCATGCGCTGGCCGCGCTTGACCTTGTCGCCGTCGTCGACGCGCAGGCGCGAGCCGTAGGGCACGCGGTTCACCGAACGCTCGGAACCGTCATGGTCGAGGATGACGATGGCGAGGTTGCGCGCCATGGCGATCAGCACGCCTTCCGAGTTGCGGACGACGCTGCGGTTGCGGATCTTGATCGTGCCCTCGAAGGTGGCTTCGATATGGCTCTGCTCGTTGATCTGCGCCGCGCCGCCGATGTGGAAGGTGCGCATGGTGAGCTGGGTGCCCGGCTCGCCGATCGACTGGGCCGCGATGACGCCGACGGCCTCGCCCATGTTGACGCGCGTGCCGCGCGCCAGGTCGCGACCGTAGCAGGTGGCGCAGACGCCGTTCTTGGTCTCGCAGGTAAGCACCGACCGGATCTTGACCTCCTGGATGCCGGCGGCGGTGATCTGGTCGACCATCTTCTCGACGATCATCTCGCCTCTCGGCACGATCACCGCCCCGGTCTGCGGGTCGGTGATGTTCTCGGCCGCGGTGCGGCCGAGGATGCGCACGCCGAGCGAGGCCACGATCTGGCCCGCATCGATGATGGCGCGCACGCGGATGCCATGCTCCGAGTTGCAGTCGACCTCGGAGATGATGGCGTCCTGCGCCACGTCGACGAGACGGCGGGTGAGATAACCCGAGTTCGCCGTCTTCAAGGCGGTGTCGGCCAGGCCCTTGCGGGCGCCGTGGGTCGAGTTGAAGTACTCGAGCACGGTCAGGCCTTCCTTGAAGTTGGAGATGATCGGGCTCTCGATGATCTCGCCGGACGGCTTGGCCATCAGGCCGCGCATGGCGCCGAGCTGGCGCATCTGGGCCGGCGAACCGCGGGCCGAGGAGTGCGCCATCATGTAGATGGAGTTGATCGGCTTGTCGCGGCCGTTGTCGTCCTTCTTCACGGCCGAGATGCGGCTCATCATCTCCGCGGCCAGGCGGTCCGAGCACTTGGCCCAGGCGTCGACGACCTTGTTGTACTTCTCGCCCTGGGTGATCAGGCCGTCATTGTACTGCTGCTCGTAGTCCTTGGCGAGCGCGTCGGTCTCGGCAACGATCTTCCACTTGTTGTCGGGCACGACGATGTCGTCCTTGCCGAAGGAGATACCGGCACGGAAGGCGTTGGAGAAGCCGAGCGTCATGATGCGGTCGCAGAAGATGACCGCCTCCTTCTGCCCGACATTGCGGTAGACGACGTCGATCAGCGCCGAGATGGCCTTCTTGGTCATCAGGTTGTTGGCGGCGTCGAAGGGCACCTTCGGGCTCTTGGGCAGGAGCTGGGCGAGCTTCACGCGGCCGGGGGTCGTGTCGTAGATCTTCGACACGGCCTCGCCGTTCTCGTCCAGGCCCTTCCAGCGCCACTTGATCTTGGAGTGCAGCGTCACGGCCTTGGACTCGAGCGCATGCTCGAGCTCGCCGATATCGCCGAACACCATGCCCTGGCCGGGCTCGCCGTCCGACATCAGCGTCACGTAGTAGAGGCCGAGCACGACGTCCTGCGAGGGCACGATGATCGGCTGACCATTGGCCGGATGCAGGATGTTGTTGGTCGACATCATCAGGACGCGCGCTTCCAGCTGCGCCTCCAGCGACAGCGGCACGTGCACGGCCATCTGGTCGCCGTCGAAGTCGGCGTTGAAGGCGGTGCAGACCAGCGGATGCAGCTGGATCGCCTTGCCCTCGATCAGCACCGGCTCGAAGGCCTGGATGCCGAGGCGGTGCAGCGTCGGGGCACGGTTGAGCAGCACGGGGTGCTCGCGGATCACCTCGTCGAGGATGTCCCAGACCTCGGGCTTCTCCTTCTCCACCAGCTTCTTGGCCTGCTTCACCGTGGCCGAGAAGCCCTTGGCGTCGAGGCGCGAATAGATGAAGGGCTTGAACAGCTCCAGCGCCATCTTCTTGGGCAGGCCGCACTGGTGCAGCTTCAGCTCCGGGCCGACGACGATGACCGAGCGGCCGGAATAGTCGACGCGCTTGCCGAGCAGGTTCTGGCGGAAGCGGCCCTGCTTGCCCTTGAGCATGTCGGAGAGCGACTTCAGCGGCCGCTTGTTGGCGCCGGTGATGACGCGCCCGCGGCGGCCGTTGTCGAACAGCGCGTCGACGGCCTCCTGCAGCATGCGCTTCTCGTTGCGGATGATGATATCAGGCGCGCGCAGCTCGATCAGCCGCTTCAGGCGGTTGTTGCGGTTGATGACGCGGCGATAGAGATCGTTGAGATCGGACGTGGCGAAGCGGCCGCCGTCCAGCGGGACGAGCGGACGCAGATCCGGCGGGATCACCGGCACGGCGGTCAGGATCATCCACTCCGGTTTGTTGCCCGAGTTGATGAAGGCCTCGATGATCTTGAGGCGCTTGGCCAGCTTCTTGGGCTTCAGCTCCGTCGTCGCCTCGGCGATCTCGACCCGCAGGTCGGCCGCGATCTTTTCGAGGTCCATGGCGCGCAGCATCTCGCGGATGGCCTCCGCGCCGATCATGGCGGTGAAGCTGTCCTCGCCATACTCGTCCTGGGCCCGCGCGTAATCATCCTCGGACAGGAGCTGACGCTCCTTCAGGGGGGTGAGGCCGGGCTCGATGACGACGTAGTACTCGAAATAGAGGATGCGCTCGAGGTCCTTGAGCGTCATGTCCATGAGGAGGCCGATGCGCGAGGGCAGCGACTTCAGGAACCAGATATGGGCGACGGGCGCGGCGAGCTCGATATGGCCCATGCGCTCGCGCCGCACGCGCGACAGCGTGACCTCGACGCCGCACTTCTCGCAGATGACGCCCTTGTACTTCATGCGCTTGTACTTGCCGCACAAGCACTCGTAGTCCTTGATCGGCCCGAAGATGCGCGCGCAGAACAGGCCGTCACGCTCCGGCTTGAACGTGCGGTAGTTGATGGTCTCGGGCTTCTTGATCTCGCCGTAGGACCACGACAAGATCTTCTCCGGCGACGCGATCGAGATCTTGATCTGATCGAAGGTCTGCGTCTGAACAACCGGATTGAAGAGATTCATGACCTCTTGGTTCATGGCCGTCTCCGGGTTTGCGACCGGCGGGGCCAAACACCCCTCCCGGCGCGGATGAAGAAAAGGATCGACCCGGAGCGGGCGAGCCGCTCCGGGTGGTCACGTCAGGTCAACGCTGGTCGTGCTGCCAAGGTTCTCACTCGGCGGCTTCCGCCGGCGGCAGCGCCTGGTCGGAGGCGCGCAGGCCGGTCAGCTCGACGTTGAGGCCGAGCGAGCGCATCTCCTTGACCAGCACGTTGAAGCTTTCGGGGATGCCCGCCTCGAACGTGTCGTCGCCGCGCACGATGGCCTCGTAGACCTTGGTGCGGCCGGCCACGTCGTCCGACTTGACCGTGAGCATCTCCTGCAGCGTGTAGGCCGCGCCATAGGCTTCCAGCGCCCAGACCTCCATTTCGCCGAAGCGCTGTCCGCCGAACTGCGCCTTGCCGCCCAGCGGCTGCTGGGTGACGAGCGAATAGGGGCCGATCGAACGGGCGTGGATCTTGTCGTCGACCAGGTGGTGCAGCTTCAGCATGTAGATATAGCCCACCGTCACCTTGCGGTCGAAGGCCTCGCCGTTGCGTCCGTCATAGAGCGTCACCTGGCCCGAGGCGTCGTGCCCGGCCATCTTCAGGAAGTCGACGATGTCGGCCTCCTTGGCGCCGTCGAACACGGGCGTCGCGATCGGCACGCCGCGGCGCAGGCTCGAGGCCATCTCGACGAGATCGCGATCGTTCATCGCGGCGATCTCCTCGTTCTCGCCGTAGATCTTGTCGAGCGTGCCCTTCAGCTTGTCGACGCCCTGGCCCTTGCGATAAACGGCGATCGCCTGATCGATCAGCTTGCCCAGGCCCGAAGCCGCCCAGCCCAGATGGGTCTCCAGGATCTGGCCGACATTCATGCGGCTCGGCACGCCGAGCGGGTTGAGCACGATGTCGACCGGGGTGCCGTCCTCCAGGAACGGCATGTCCTCGACCGGCATGATGCGCGAGACCACGCCCTTGTTGCCGTGCCGGCCGGCCATCTTGTCGCCCGGCTGGATCTTGCGCTTCACGGCGATGAAGACCTTGGCCATCTTCATCACGCCGGGCGGCAGCTCGTCGCCGCGCTGCAGCTTCTCGACCTTGTCGAGGAAGCGCTGCTCCAGCCGCTTCTTCGATTCGTCGTACTGCTTGCGCATGGCCTCGATCTCGCCCATCAGCGCATCGTCGGCGACGGCGAAGTTCCACCACTGCGAGCGGGAATAATCCTGCATCAGCTCGGCGGTGATCGCCGTCTCCTTCTTGAAGCCCTTGGGCCCGGCGATGCCGGTCCTGCCCGCGAGCATCTCGGTGAGGCGCGCATAGACGTTGCGGTCCAGGATCGCCTGCTCGTCGTCGCGGTCCTTGGCCAGGCGCTCGATCTCCTCGCGCTCGATCGCCTGGGCGCGCTCGTCCTTGTCGACGCCGTGGCGGTTGAACACGCGCACTTCGACCACCGTGCCGGTGACGCCCGGCGGCACGCGCAGCGAGGTGTCGCGCACGTCGGAGGCCTTCTCGCCGAAGATGGCGCGCAGGAGCTTCTCCTCCGGCGTCATCGGGCTCTCGCCCTTCGGCGTGATCTTGCCGCACAGGATGTCGCCGGCCTGGACCTCGGCGCCGATATAGACGATGCCGGCCTCGTCGAGGTTCTTCAGCGCCTCTTCCGACACGTTCGGAATGTCGCGCGTGATCTCCTCCGGTCCGAGCTTGGTGTCGCGGGCGGCGACCTCGAACTCCTCGATATGGATCGAGGTGAACACGTCCTCCTTGGCGATGTTCTCGCTGAGGAGGATCGAGTCCTCGAAGTTGTAGCCGTTCCACGGCATGAAGGCGACCAGCACGTTGCGGCCGAGCGCCAGCTCGCCGAGCTCGGTCGAGGGGCCGTCGGCGATGATGTCGCCCTTGCGGACGACGTCACCGACGCGCACCAGCGGCTTCTGCGTGATGCAGGTCGACTGGTTCGAGCGCTGGAACTTCATCAGCCGGTAGATGTCGACGCCCGACTTGGTCGGATCGAGATCCTCGGTGGCGCGGATGACGATACGGGTGGCGTCGACCTGGTCGATGATGCCGGTGCGGCGCGCGGCGATGGCCGCGCCGGAGTCGCGGGCGACGACCGCTTCCATGCCGGTGCCGACGAAGGGCGCGTCGGCGCGCACCAGCGGCACGGCCTGGCGCTGCATGTTGGCGCCCATCAGCGCGCGGTTGGCGTCGTCGTTCTCGATGAACGGGATCAGCGCCGCGGCGACGGAGACCAGCTGCTTGGGCGACACGTCCATGTAGTCGACGCGGTCGGGCGTGACCATCAGCACGTCACCGGCATGGCGGCAGGTGACGAACTCCTCGGTCAGGCGGCCGTCCTTGTCGATCGGCACGTTGGCCTGCGCGACATAGTATTTCTGCTCTTCCATCGCCGAGAGATAGACCACCTCGGGCGTGAGCTGGCCGTCGCGCAGGCGCCGGTACGGCGCCTCGATGAAGCCGTACTTGTTGACGCGCGCGAAGGTCGCCAGCGAGTTGATCAGACCGATGTTCGGGCCTTCCGGCGTCTCGATCGGGCAGATGCGGCCGTAATGGGTCGGGTGCACGTCGCGCACCTCGAAGCCGGCGCGCTCGCGCGTCAGGCCGCCCGGGCCGAGCGCCGACAGGCGGCGCTTGTGGGTGATCTCCGACAGCGGGTTGGTCTGGTCCATGAACTGGGAGAGCTGCGAGGAGCCGAAGAACTCGCGCACGGCGGCGGCCGCCGGCTTGGCGTTGATCAGGTCCTGCGGCATCACCGTGTCGACGTCGACCGAGGACATGCGCTCCTTGATGGCGCGCTCCATGCGCAGCAGGCCGACGCGGTACTGGTTCTCCATCAGCTCGCCGACCGAGCGCACCCGGCGGTTGCCGAGATGATCGATGTCGTCGATGTCGCCCTTGCCGTCGCGCAGGTCCACCAGCGTCTTGACGACGGCGATGATGTCCTCCTTGCGCAGGATGCGCACCGTGTCCTCGGCGTCGAGGTCGAGGCGCATGTTCATCTTGACGCGGCCGACCGCCGACAGGTCATAGCGCTCGGGGTCGAAGAACAGCGACTGGAACATCGCCTCGGCCGAATCGATGGTCGGCGGCTCGCCCGGACGCATGACGCGGTAGATGTCGAACAGCGCCTCCTCGCGGGTGGCGTTCTTGTCGACCGCGAGGGTGTTGCGGATATAGCCGCCGACCGTGATGTGGTCGATGTCGAGCACCGGCACCTCGTCGAAGCCGGCATCGGTGAGGATCTTGAGGTTCTTCTCGGTCAGCTCGTCGCCGGCCTCCAGATAGATCTCGCCGGTCTTGAGGTTGACGATGTCCTCGGAGACGTACTGGCCGATCAGGTCCTCATTGGCGACCTTGAGCGCCTTGAGGCCCTTCTCCGCCAGCTGCTTGGCGCTGCGCGCGGTCAGCTTGCCGCCGGCCTCCACCACCACCTCGCCGGTATCGGCGTCGACCAGGTCCACCGTGGGCTTGAAGCCCTTCATGCGGTTCCAGTCGTAGGGCACGCGCCAGCCGCCGCCGGCGCGGGTATAGGTGATCGACTTGTAGAAGGTCGACAGGATCTCCTCGCCGTCCATGCCGAGCGCGAACAGGAGCGAGCTCACCGGGATCTTGCGGCGGCGGTCGATGCGCGCGTGCACGATGTCCTTGGCGTCGAACTCGATGTCGAGCCAGGAGCCGCGATAGGGGATGATGCGGGCGGCGAACAGGAGCTTGCCCGAGGAATGGGTCTTGCCCTTGTCGTGGTCGAAGAACACGCCCGGCGAACGGTGCATCTGCGAGACGATGACGCGCTCGGTGCCGTTGACGATGAAGGTGCCGTTGGACGTCATGAGCGGCATGTCGCCCATGTAGACGTCCTGCTCCTTGATGTCCTTGACCGAGCGCGCGCCGGTCTCCTCGTCGACATCGAACACGATGAGGCGCAGCGTCACCTTGAGCGGGGCGGCAAAGGTCATGCCCCGCTGGCGGCACTCGTCCACGTCGTATTTCGGGCCTTCGAACTCGTAGTTGACGAATTCGAGCATGGCCTTGTTCGAGAAGTCCGAGATCGGGAACACCGACCGGAAGACGGCCTGCAGACCCTCTTCCGTCCGTCCGCCCTCGGGTTCCTCGACCTGCAGGAATTGGTCGTAGGACGCCTTCTGAACCTCGATGAGGTTCGGCATCGTCGCCACTTCACGGATCTTTCCGAAAAACCGGCGGACGCGCTTGCGGGCAGTGGTCGTCTGAGCCATGTCGCTCCTCGCTCAACCTGCAGGATGGGCTCCCGAGCGGCTCGGCGCCGCCACGGAAATCCTGCGCATTCGATCCATCGTCGGCGGATCTCCCGCCCCGACGGCAGATCCGAGAGCCGGCACGGCCAGGCGCTCGGATACGACGTCGCCGCGTTGGTCAAAACGCGGAAAGGCTCCGGGGCGAACCCCGGAGCCAGAACTCTCGAAGCGGGCTCGCTTACTTGAGCTCGGCCTTGGCGCCGACCTTCTCGAGCTGGGCCTTGAGCTTCTCGGCCTCGTCCTTGGCAATGCCTTCCTTCACGGGCTTGGGCGCACCTTCGACCAGGTCCTTGGCTTCCTTGAGGCCGAGGCCGGTGATCGCGCGGACCTCCTTGATGACCTCGATCTTCTTGTCGCCGACGGCGGCGAGGACGACGGTGAACTCGGTCTGCTCCTCGACCGGAGCGGCGGCGGCGCCACCACCACCCGGAGCGACGGCAACCGCCACGGCAGCCGCGGCGGACACGCCCCACTTCTCCTCGAGCAGCTTGGCGAGCTCGGCAGCCTCGAGCACGGTCAGGCTCGAGAGGTCGTCAACGATCTTGGCAAGATCAGCCATTGTCTTTCATCCTGTCTTTCGGTTCGTACCGGTTTGGGTTTGAACGGCCTTACGCCGCTTCGTCTCGTTTGGCATAGGCCCCGAACACGCGGGCGAGCTTGGCCGCCGGCGCAGTGGTGAGCTGGGCCAGCTTGGTCGCGGGAGCCTGGACAAGGCCCACGATCTTGGCACGCAGCTCATCCAGGGACGGCATGGTGGCGAGCGCCTTCACACCGTCCGAGTTCAGGGCGGTCTTGCCCATCGCGCCGCCGAGGATCACGAATTTCTCGTTGCCCTTGGCGAAATCGACGGCGACCTTCGGCGCCGCCACGGGATCGCTGCTGTAGGCCAGCAGCGTCGGCCCCTTGAGCAGGGGTGCGATCGTGGCGACATCCGTGCCATCGAGAGCGATCTTGGCGAGGCGGTTCTTGGCGACCTTCACGGTCGCGCCAGCCTGCTTCATCTCCTTGCGGAGCTTCTGCATCTGGGCGACGGTCAGGCCGGAATAGTGAGCCACCACGACGACGCCAGTGGTCTGGAAGACCTGCTGGAGGACGCCGATGAGCTCCTTCTTTTCCGCTCTTTCCACGTTGCTCTCTCCGGTTGCGGCTCATCCTCTATCGAATGAACCGCCCGTTGCACCTGCCGCCCCGGCGTACCGGCCTCAGCCGGCTCCGAAGCGACGTCGGAGTGCCTGTCCCCCGCCGCCGTCCCGAAGGGCGATGGCAGGTGCACGGATCGAACCAAATTCAATGCCCCCGCCGTGTCGGGCGGGCACCACAAACCGGTCTTCCCCGTCTGTGCAGGCCGGCCGAGCCGTCAACGCGACGGTCCCTTCGGATTAAGCGGGTTGCCCCGCGCCTGCAGTCTCGGACAGGACATGACCGGAACGGCGATAGGGTTGCCCCCTCGCCTTCCGGTCAGTCTTCCGCCCGGATTTCTCCGGACGGCCATTCGGACCCGACCGCCTGAGCGACCGAGTCGAGAACCCTAGAGTTCGAATGAGGGGCCGTACATAAGGCCTCGCGCGCCGTCTGCCAAGGGGAAAGTTGAGGATTTGTCAAGTTGATTGTGGAGGGCCGCCGCGAGGCGCCGCGACCTGCCGCCGCACCGCTCCTCGGCCGGGCAGGCCTGCGCTTCCCGCCACCCAGCCGTCAACAGACGAAAGGCCCCGCCGAAGCAGGGCCTTCCCAACCGTCCCGCCCGGCGCCGAGGCTCAGGCCCCGAGCACCGCCGACGGCTCGATCTTGACGCCCGGGCCCATGGTCGAGGAGATGGCGACGCGCTGGACATAGGTGCCCTTGGCGCCCGTGGGCTTGGCCTTGATCACAGCGTCGGCGAAGGCCTTGATGTTCTCGGCCAGCTTCTCGGCCGGGAACGAGGCCTTGCCGACGGCGCCGTGGACGATGCCAGCCTTCTCGACGCGGAACTCGACCGAGCCGCCCTTGGAGGCCTTGACCGCATTGGTGATGTCCATGGTCACGGTGCCGACCTTGGGGTTCGGCATCAGGCCGCGCGGGCCGAGCACCTTGCCGAGGCGGCCGACCAGCGGCATCATGTCGGGCGTGGCGATGCAGCGATCGAACTCGATCTTGCCTTCGGTCACGGTCTGGACCAGGTCCTCCGCGCCGACCACGTCGGCGCCGGCCGCCCTGGCCTCGTCGGCCTTGGCGCCGCGCGCGAACACGGCGACCCGCAGGGTCCGGCCGGAGCCGTTCGGCAGGTTGCAGACGCCGCGGACCATCTGGTCGGCATGGCGCGGGTCGACGCCGAGGTTCATGGCGATCTCGACGGTCTCGTCGAACTTGGCCTTGGCGCGGTCCTTGACGAGCTTCACCGCTTCGTCGAGGCCGTAGAGCTTGATGCGGTCGATGCCGTCCTTCGCCGCGCGAATACGCTTTCCGTCAGACATGCCGATCACCCAACAATCTCGAGGCCCATCGACTGGGCGGAACCCTTCACCATGGCCATGGCAGCCTCGACCGAATCGCAGTTCAGGTCGGGCAGCTTGGTGGTCGCGATCTCGCGGATCTGCGCGGTCGTGACCTTGCCCGCCTTGGCGCCCTTGCCGGGCGTCTGCGAGCCGGATTTGATGCCGGCCGCTTCCTTCAGGTAGAAGGAGATCGGCGGCAGCTTCATCTCGAAAGTGAAGGACCGGTCCTGATAGGCCGTGATGATCACGGGAATCGGGGTCCCCTTGACCATCTGCGCCGTCTTCGCGTTGAAGGCCTTGCAGAATTCCATGATGTTGAGGCCGCGCTGGCCGAGCGCGGGGCCGATCGGCGGCGAGGGGTTCGCGGAACCCGCCGGCACCTGCAGCTTGATATAGCCTGTGACTTTCTTCGCCATCAGTTGCTCCTTTGGCGGATCGCTCCGCCGGTTGGTGGCCGCCCCGCCCGCTCGGGGACGTGGAGGCCGGAGGACCGCGGTGCGATTCGGACCGGCGGCGATAAGCCCGGCCGTTTCTCCCGCGTTCGGTCAGTCCGAAAAGGTCAGACCTTCTCGACCTGCCCGTATTCCAGTTCGACCGGGGTCGCCCGGCCGAAGATCGAGACCGCCACCTTGAGGCGCGCCCGCGCCTCGTCGACTTCCTCGACCGTCCCGTTGAACGAGGCGAACGGGCCGTCCGCCACGCGCACCTGCTCGCCGATCTCGTAGGAGATCGACGGCTTCGGCCGCTCGACGCCGTCGGCGACCTGGCCCTTGATCCGCTCCGCCTCGCGATCGGGGATCGGCACCGGCTTGGCCTTGTCGGCCCCGAGGAAGCCCGTCACCTTCGGCGTGTTCTTGATGAGGTGGTGCACCTCATCGGTGAGCTCGCACTTCACCAGGACGTAGCCCGGGAAGAACTTGCGCTCGGTGTCGACCTTGCGGCCGCGGCGCACCTCGACGACCTTCTCGGTCGGCACCAGGATCTCGTCGAAATATTCGCTCAGGCCGCGCTGGGCGACCTGCTCGCGGATCGAGGCCGCGACCTTGTTCTCGAAGTTCGAATAGGCGTGAACGATGTACCAGCGCTTGGCCATGGTGGTGGACCCCTCAATGGCCGAGGCCGAGAAGCAGGCCGACGGCCTGCTTCAGGACGAAGTCCGAGATCATGAAGAAGATCGATGCGGCGATCGCGAAGACGAAGACCATCACTGCCGTCGTCACCGTCTCGCGCCGGGTCGGCCAGGTCACCTTCGATGTTTCGCTCCGCACCTGCTGCAGGAACTGGAACGGATTGGTCTTCGCCATCGTCTATCCGCCGTCACATTGCCGGAAGCCCGGCGCCATACCCCAAATCCGGGGATTTGGAAACAATGCAAAACCGAGGGAGCGGCGACGCCACATCCCCCGGCTCGGGATTCTCGCGAAAAAAGCGTGGACGCCTCGTTCGCCATGAACTGGCAGGGGCAGCAGGGCTCGAACCTACGACCTGCGGTTTTGGAGACCGCCGCTCTACCAACTGAGCTATACCCCTACGCGAAACGCGCCGCGCGGCGATTACATAGCGACACGGACGCGCCGACGCAACAGCGTTTGCGCTCGTTTCCCCAGCAGCGTCCCGCGGCTTCAGCCACGACGCGCTGCTTTGATTCCAAGGCCGGCTCGGGAGAACCTGCCGAGCCTCAGGCCGGCTGGACCTCGACGGCGGTGCCGTAGGCGAGCACCTCGGTGATCCCGTCCATGATCTCGTTGGCGTCGTAGCGCATGGCGATCACGGCGTTGGCGCCGACCTCCTCGGCGTGCCGGACGAGGAGGTCGTAGGCCTCCTGGCGGGCGGTCTCGGCCAGGTTGGTGTAGACGGAGATGTTGCCGCCGAACAGCGACTGGATCGCCCCGCCGATATTGCCGATGACGCTGCGCGAGCGCACCGTGATGCCGCGCACCACGCCGAAATGCCGGACGATGCGGTAGCCCGCGAGGTCGTTGGTGGTCACGACGATCATGACGCTTCCCCCAAAAGAAGATCGGCGTGGAGTGAACCACGCCGATCGGTCTTGCGCCAGGAGGGCCCCGCGATCACTCCGGAAATGATCGCTGCGCGGCTGCGCGCACGACGGTTGCTGCGCGATCGCGTGCACGACGGTTGCTGCGCAACCGCGTGGGGGTCACTCGATGATGGTCGCGACGACGCCGGCGCCGACGGTGCGGCCACCTTCGCGGATGGCGAAGCGCAGCTTCTCCTCCATGGCGATCGGCACGA encodes:
- the rpoC gene encoding DNA-directed RNA polymerase subunit beta', with protein sequence MNQEVMNLFNPVVQTQTFDQIKISIASPEKILSWSYGEIKKPETINYRTFKPERDGLFCARIFGPIKDYECLCGKYKRMKYKGVICEKCGVEVTLSRVRRERMGHIELAAPVAHIWFLKSLPSRIGLLMDMTLKDLERILYFEYYVVIEPGLTPLKERQLLSEDDYARAQDEYGEDSFTAMIGAEAIREMLRAMDLEKIAADLRVEIAEATTELKPKKLAKRLKIIEAFINSGNKPEWMILTAVPVIPPDLRPLVPLDGGRFATSDLNDLYRRVINRNNRLKRLIELRAPDIIIRNEKRMLQEAVDALFDNGRRGRVITGANKRPLKSLSDMLKGKQGRFRQNLLGKRVDYSGRSVIVVGPELKLHQCGLPKKMALELFKPFIYSRLDAKGFSATVKQAKKLVEKEKPEVWDILDEVIREHPVLLNRAPTLHRLGIQAFEPVLIEGKAIQLHPLVCTAFNADFDGDQMAVHVPLSLEAQLEARVLMMSTNNILHPANGQPIIVPSQDVVLGLYYVTLMSDGEPGQGMVFGDIGELEHALESKAVTLHSKIKWRWKGLDENGEAVSKIYDTTPGRVKLAQLLPKSPKVPFDAANNLMTKKAISALIDVVYRNVGQKEAVIFCDRIMTLGFSNAFRAGISFGKDDIVVPDNKWKIVAETDALAKDYEQQYNDGLITQGEKYNKVVDAWAKCSDRLAAEMMSRISAVKKDDNGRDKPINSIYMMAHSSARGSPAQMRQLGAMRGLMAKPSGEIIESPIISNFKEGLTVLEYFNSTHGARKGLADTALKTANSGYLTRRLVDVAQDAIISEVDCNSEHGIRVRAIIDAGQIVASLGVRILGRTAAENITDPQTGAVIVPRGEMIVEKMVDQITAAGIQEVKIRSVLTCETKNGVCATCYGRDLARGTRVNMGEAVGVIAAQSIGEPGTQLTMRTFHIGGAAQINEQSHIEATFEGTIKIRNRSVVRNSEGVLIAMARNLAIVILDHDGSERSVNRVPYGSRLRVDDGDKVKRGQRMAEWDPYTRPIITELDGVIAYEDLVDGVSLSETADESTGITKRVVTDWRTSNRSADLRPALTLKGGDGKMLKLSRGGDARYFLAAEAVISVDPGSKVTAGDVIARIPMESAKTRDITGGLPRVAELFEARRPKDAAIIAEITGTVQFGKDYKNKRRLTIQPHEADQEPVEYLIPKGKHIHLQDGDVVEKGDFIVDGNPAPHDILAIKGVEELAAYLVNEIQEVYRLQGVQINDKHIEVIVRQMLQKIEIVDAGDTEFLPSEQVDKVEFDEANAKALEESRKPATGHPVLLGITKASLQTRSFISAASFQETTRVLTEASVNGKSDALEGLKENVIVGRLIPAGTGAQIARIRAIAKHRDDLILQQRQTEAAVPAAQPEAEALPAAE